The following proteins are co-located in the Haloplanus sp. HW8-1 genome:
- a CDS encoding CinA family protein codes for MPDTTADAPTTNSPDTDAAERRLGRRLRERGETVAVAESLTGGLVGSYLTDVPGSSDYFDRGIVAYSNDAKLDALGVSRESLDAHGAVSAPVAREMAQGVRDAAGTDWGVSTTGIAGPAGGTDEKPVGLVFVGLAHAAPWGTDDSFVRAERHVFDGDRWTVKNESARQALDTLLAATD; via the coding sequence GTGCCCGACACCACCGCCGACGCTCCGACCACGAACAGTCCCGACACCGACGCCGCCGAACGCCGACTCGGCCGCCGCCTCCGGGAACGCGGCGAGACCGTCGCCGTCGCCGAATCGCTCACCGGGGGGCTGGTCGGCTCCTACCTGACCGACGTGCCGGGATCGAGCGACTACTTCGACCGCGGGATCGTCGCGTACTCGAACGACGCCAAACTCGACGCACTAGGCGTCTCCCGGGAGTCCCTCGACGCCCACGGCGCCGTCTCCGCCCCCGTCGCCCGCGAGATGGCACAGGGCGTCCGCGACGCCGCGGGGACCGACTGGGGCGTCTCGACCACCGGCATCGCCGGACCCGCAGGCGGCACCGACGAGAAACCCGTCGGTCTCGTCTTCGTCGGCCTCGCCCACGCTGCTCCCTGGGGGACCGACGACTCCTTCGTCCGCGCCGAACGCCACGTCTTCGACGGCGATCGCTGGACGGTCAAAAACGAGAGCGCCCGCCAAGCCCTCGACACGCTACTCGCCGCCACGGACTAG
- a CDS encoding ABC transporter substrate-binding protein: MTETVTFQLNWEPNGFQAPYFLARREGFYADEGLDVEFVEGHGSPFAAERTANGRSDLGLAGGSAVLSVRSQGLDPLAVAAVSQKTPATIYTLRDVFGEPLTDPEQLRGRTVGPSATKTRILALQLLEDRGIRDAVEVHDVQKHTHHRVEHQLLDGDIDAAVGVVTNGKELEREYGRTADELLVGNYLDVYGMTVVTNPDFADANPETVRSFLRATARGWGAATDDPDRAIDALIARNAQLEHNREIEHMKFLASAEDLQFTEFVREAGWGHFDAERWTNLAGMLAETDLLESPVDPDEAWTNEYVDDADPVIANYAERIGR, from the coding sequence ATGACCGAGACGGTTACCTTCCAGTTGAACTGGGAACCGAACGGGTTTCAGGCGCCCTACTTCCTCGCACGCCGGGAGGGATTCTATGCCGACGAAGGCCTCGACGTGGAGTTCGTCGAGGGTCACGGCTCGCCCTTCGCTGCCGAACGGACCGCCAACGGCCGGAGCGACCTCGGTCTCGCCGGCGGGAGCGCCGTCCTCTCGGTGCGGAGTCAGGGGCTCGACCCGCTCGCCGTCGCCGCGGTGAGCCAGAAAACGCCGGCGACCATCTACACCCTGCGGGACGTCTTCGGCGAACCGCTCACCGACCCCGAACAGCTCCGAGGGCGGACGGTCGGTCCGTCGGCGACCAAGACCCGGATTCTAGCGCTCCAGTTGCTCGAGGACCGGGGGATTCGGGATGCGGTCGAGGTCCACGACGTCCAGAAACACACCCACCACCGCGTCGAACACCAGTTGCTCGACGGCGACATCGACGCCGCTGTGGGCGTCGTCACCAACGGCAAGGAACTCGAACGCGAGTACGGTCGGACGGCGGACGAACTCCTCGTCGGCAACTACCTCGACGTGTACGGGATGACGGTCGTCACCAACCCCGACTTCGCCGACGCCAACCCCGAGACGGTTCGCTCGTTCCTGCGTGCGACCGCTCGGGGGTGGGGGGCGGCGACGGACGACCCCGACCGCGCCATCGACGCGCTGATCGCTCGGAACGCCCAACTCGAACACAACCGCGAGATCGAGCACATGAAGTTCCTCGCCTCCGCGGAGGACCTCCAGTTCACGGAGTTCGTCCGCGAGGCGGGGTGGGGTCATTTCGATGCGGAACGGTGGACGAACCTGGCCGGGATGCTCGCGGAGACGGACCTGCTGGAGTCGCCCGTCGATCCCGACGAGGCGTGGACGAACGAGTACGTCGACGACGCCGACCCGGTGATCGCGAACTACGCCGAGCGGATCGGTCGTTAG
- the fdhF gene encoding formate dehydrogenase subunit alpha, which translates to MSSESSGESDGATKTICPYCGVGCGIKIAQDDDGEVTFRPWGDAPVNEGSICIKGGAATQSVNHEDRLTDPLVRGEDGEFHEATWDEAYDLIVDEMEHIRDDYSAQAMGFYGCSKAMNEENYLIQKLARRYGTNSVDTCTRMCHSSTVYALKNSLGEGAMTNSMEDLEEAADVFWIQGANPGEQHPIANSQYFRQAVLEGATVIQVDPHANKTTRSFEIDETDRHMHLQLEPGTDIPLLNVVIKTILENDWIDEEFIAERTEGFEHLQETLEDFDKEAAAEECGVPLEDIELAAEKYAMANNAAIFTGMGMSQHTCGVDNVQNEINLALITGNLGRPGTGVNPLRGQNNVQGASDVGAMPNVLPGYRDVSDPEVRADVEEVWDFEIPSEPGLTNVELSHEIGKTVHGLYIMGENPVMSEPDTNEVEKRLEELDFMVVQDIYKTETAEYADVILPATSWAERDGTVVNTDRRTQRMRGVEKVHPNTKDDLEILCDVGSRLFGDGSFDFDGPEEVFEELRQVAPIFHGMTYDVLGEEGVHWPCYEPGDEGDPFLYEDGFTTESGNGQIEGVRHQPPKETPDEEYPLILTTGRIIEHYNTGTMSRRSETLNRVEPENFVDVHPNDADHYGIEDGDYVTLKSRRGEIEVEARVTEDIKEGTVWTTPHFADAAGNRLTNDVLDERAKIPEYKAAAAEIEVTVDTDDADAPADD; encoded by the coding sequence ATGTCATCCGAATCAAGCGGTGAATCGGACGGGGCGACCAAGACCATCTGCCCGTACTGTGGGGTGGGCTGTGGCATCAAGATCGCACAGGACGACGACGGGGAGGTCACGTTCCGTCCGTGGGGCGACGCACCGGTCAACGAGGGAAGCATCTGCATCAAGGGCGGGGCGGCCACCCAGTCGGTCAACCACGAAGACCGGTTGACCGATCCGCTGGTCCGTGGCGAGGACGGCGAATTCCACGAGGCGACGTGGGACGAGGCCTACGATCTGATCGTCGACGAGATGGAGCACATCCGCGACGACTACAGCGCCCAGGCCATGGGCTTCTATGGCTGTTCGAAGGCGATGAACGAGGAGAACTACCTCATCCAGAAACTCGCCCGCCGTTACGGCACCAACAGCGTGGACACGTGTACGCGGATGTGCCACTCCTCGACGGTGTACGCGCTCAAAAACAGCCTCGGCGAGGGCGCGATGACCAACAGCATGGAGGACTTAGAGGAGGCAGCCGACGTGTTCTGGATTCAGGGTGCCAACCCCGGCGAGCAACACCCAATCGCCAACAGCCAGTACTTCCGGCAGGCCGTTCTGGAAGGTGCGACGGTCATCCAGGTGGATCCCCACGCCAACAAGACGACGCGGTCGTTCGAGATCGACGAGACCGACCGGCATATGCACCTCCAGCTCGAACCCGGGACGGACATTCCCCTGCTCAACGTCGTCATCAAGACGATCCTCGAAAACGACTGGATCGACGAGGAGTTCATCGCGGAGCGCACCGAGGGCTTCGAGCACCTCCAAGAGACCTTGGAGGACTTCGACAAGGAGGCGGCCGCCGAAGAGTGTGGCGTCCCCCTCGAGGACATCGAACTCGCCGCCGAGAAGTACGCGATGGCGAACAACGCCGCCATCTTCACCGGCATGGGGATGAGCCAGCACACCTGCGGCGTCGACAACGTCCAAAACGAGATCAACCTCGCCTTGATCACCGGCAACCTCGGCCGTCCGGGAACCGGTGTCAACCCGCTCCGTGGCCAGAACAACGTTCAGGGTGCCTCGGACGTCGGGGCGATGCCGAACGTCCTCCCCGGGTACCGGGACGTCTCCGACCCCGAGGTCCGAGCCGACGTCGAGGAGGTTTGGGACTTCGAGATTCCGTCCGAACCCGGGCTGACGAACGTCGAACTCTCCCATGAGATCGGTAAGACGGTTCACGGCCTCTACATCATGGGTGAGAACCCCGTGATGAGCGAACCCGACACCAACGAGGTCGAGAAGCGCCTCGAAGAACTCGACTTCATGGTGGTCCAAGACATCTACAAGACCGAGACTGCCGAGTACGCCGACGTGATCCTGCCGGCCACCTCGTGGGCGGAACGCGACGGCACGGTCGTCAACACCGACCGCCGCACCCAGCGGATGCGCGGCGTCGAGAAGGTCCACCCGAACACGAAAGACGACCTCGAGATCCTGTGTGACGTCGGCAGCCGCCTGTTCGGCGACGGCAGTTTCGACTTCGACGGTCCCGAAGAAGTCTTCGAAGAACTCCGGCAGGTCGCACCCATCTTCCACGGCATGACCTACGATGTCCTCGGCGAGGAGGGCGTCCACTGGCCCTGTTACGAGCCCGGCGACGAGGGCGACCCGTTCCTCTACGAGGACGGATTCACTACCGAGAGCGGTAACGGCCAGATCGAGGGCGTCCGCCACCAGCCGCCGAAGGAGACTCCCGACGAGGAGTACCCGCTGATCCTCACCACGGGCCGGATCATCGAACACTACAACACGGGGACGATGAGCCGCCGTTCCGAGACGCTCAACCGCGTCGAACCCGAGAACTTCGTCGACGTCCACCCGAACGACGCCGACCACTACGGGATCGAGGACGGCGACTACGTGACGCTCAAATCCCGGCGCGGCGAAATCGAGGTGGAAGCCCGCGTCACCGAGGACATCAAGGAGGGAACCGTCTGGACGACGCCACACTTCGCGGACGCCGCGGGGAACCGCCTCACGAACGACGTCCTCGACGAGCGCGCAAAGATCCCCGAGTACAAGGCCGCAGCCGCCGAAATAGAGGTCACTGTCGATACGGACGACGCCGACGCCCCGGCCGACGACTAA